Genomic window (Wenzhouxiangella marina):
AGCAACGCTACGACAACGAAGAAGACACGCGCTCGGTCCTCGACCTGGCTCGCTCCCTCGAGGGCCTCGCCCGCAACGCGGGCAAGCACGCCGGAGGGCTGGTCATCGCGCCCAGCGCCCTGACCGACTTCACGCCGCTCTACACCGAGCCCGACGGCCATTCGGTGCTGACCCAGTACGACAAGAACGACGTCGAATCCGTGGGCCTGGTCAAGTTCGACTTCCTCGGGCTTCGCAACCTGACGATCATCGACTGGGCCCTGAAGGCGATCAACGAGTCCCGCAAACAGAAGGGTCAGGACGAGCTGGTCCTCGATGACCTGCCCCTCGACGACGACAAGGCCTTCAAGCTGCTCCAGGCCGCCCATACGACCGCCGTCTTCCAGCTCGAGTCTCCGGGCATGAAGGAGCTGCTGCGCAAGCTCAAACCCGACAGCTTCAACGACATCGTCGCCGCCGTGGCCCTCTACCGTCCCGGCCCACTGGATGCGGGAATGGTCGATGAGTACATCAACCGCAAGCACGGCCGCGCGCCGGTCAAGTACCCGCACCCCCTGGCCGAGCCGATCCTCGGCGACACCTACGGCGTCATCCTCTACCAGGAACAGGTGATGCAGATCGCCCAGGAGCTGGCCGGCTACAGCCTCGGAGGTGCCGACCTGCTGCGACGGGCCATGGGCAAGAAGAAGCCCGAGGAGATGCAGCGCCAGCGCAAGATCTTCGTCGAAGGTGCCGCGAAGAACGACATCCAGGCCGACCAGGCCGAACCCATCTTCGATCTGATGGAGACCTTCGCGCGCTACGGCTTCAACAAGTCGCACTCGGTCGCCTACGCTCTGGTCGCCTACCACACGGCCTGGCTCAAGGCCCACTACCCGGCCGAATTCATGGCCGCCGTGCTGTCCGCCGATCTCGACAAGACCGACAAGATCGCCAACCTGATCGAAGACTGCCGGGCGATGGGGCTCGATATCCTGCCGCCGGACATCAATGCATCGGTCTATCGATTCAAGGTCGAGAACGGCGCGATTCGCTATGGCCTGGGAGCGATCAAGGGGGTCGGCGCCGGCGCGGTCGAGAATCTGGTCGATGTCCGGGAGCGGATCGGCGGCTTCGATTCCCTGTCGAGCTTCTGCCGGGAAGTCGATCTCGGCAAACTCAATCGCCGAACCCTGGAGACCCTGATCCGGGCCGGCGCCCTGGACCAGCTGAACGAGAACCGCGCGGCGCTGATGGCCGCGCTGCCGGAGATCGTGCAGGAGGCCGAGCGCTTCCAGGCCGACCGGGAGGCCGGCCAGGCCAGTCTGTTCGGCTCAGCACCATCGGCACCCAGCGATCCGACACCGGTGCCTGGACGCAGCGTGCCGGACGTTCGCCCCTGGACCGGACGCCAACGACTGCGGGCGGAGCGCGAGGCCCTGGGCCTGTACCTGTCCGGCCATCCGATGGATGAAGTCCGCGATGAACTGGCCGGTTTCATCACCACCACCCTCGACCAGATCGGGCAGCGCCTGGGCGGAGAGCGAAACGGTGGTGAAGAGCGTCGCGGTCGCCGACAGGGCGTCGAGATGACCCTGGCCGGTCTGATCGTGGCAATCCGCAAACGTCCGGGCAAGGGCGCCTTCGTGGCCATCGACGACAGCACCGGGCGCCTGGAAGTGGCGATCTTCGAGAACCTCTTCGATCAGGTCTCCAATCGCCTGATCAACGACGAAATCATCGTCATTCGTGGCAAGGTCGAAGTCGACAATTTCCGCGGCGGCTTCCGGATGGTGGCCGAGGAAGTGCTCGAAGTCGATGAGGCTCGAGGGCGATTCGCGCAGCGTCTGGAAATCGAGGTCGATCAGGCCGGCGATGAATTCGATCGCGATCTTGCCGCCGCCCTGCACCCCTACCGCTCGGGCCAGACCCCGATCATCCTGCGCTATCAGAACCAGGACGCGCACGCTCTGCTGAAGCTCGGCGAGAGCTGGCAGGTCCAGCCCTCCAGTGATCTGCTGGCCGCGATCGACGGGCTAGAGGGCATCCGCAGCGTGCGGCTTCGCTACTAAAGGCTTCAGCTCGAGTGAACAGGCGCTGGCCTATCGAGGGTCTCAGCGATTTCGAGAACGAAGACGCTCCAGGGCCCGGCGCTGCCGCTTGTCCGGTCGACCGGCCTGCGCACCCGCCTCACGAGCTTCTCGCTTTCGAGCCAGCTGCGCTTCGCGGCGCTCGATACTCTCAGCGGTTTCCTCGTAGAGCGCTCTCGCCTGCTCTGCCGAAACGCGTCGTTCGGCCAGCCCGATCACCACCACCTCGAACAGCAATTCGCCTCGACCGATCTGCAGGCGGTCTTCGACCCGCACCAGACGCGACGCCTTGGGCTTCTGACCATTGATCTCGACCTTGCCGCCGCGAATGGCCTGCTGGGCCAGGCTGCGGGTCTTGAAGAAGCGGGTGGACCACAGCCACTTGTCGAGGCGAACGGCTTCGCTCACTCGCCCTTCCCTGCCGGCGGCCGGCCGGCTTCGAGACGCGCCAGGCGCTCGTCGATGCGCTTGAGGGTCTCCATCAGGACCTGTCGCTGCTCCTCCTCCTCATCGGCATGGATCGACTGGGTGGCGGTGACGATGATGGCGATGAACAGGTTGAGCACCATGAAGCTCGAGACCAGAATGAACGGCACGAAGTAGACCCAGACCCAGGGGTAGGCATCGAACATGGGCCGCGCCACCCCGGTGGACCAGGACTCCAGGGTCATGACCTGGAACAGGGTGAACAGGCTGCGAGCCAGATTGCCCCACAGTTCGGGGAACTGCTCGCCGAACATCATCGTCCCCATCACCGCGAAGACATAGAACACCAGGATCAGCAGGAGTGCGGTCCAGCCCATGCCCGGCAGCGCGCGCATCAGGGATTCGATGATCAGGCGCAGCTTCGGCACCTGCGAGAGCAGGCGGAGCACTCGCAGGATGCGCAGGGCCCGCAGAATCTCCAAGGGCCCGGAGGCAGGCACGAGGGAAATCCCGACGATGAAGAAGTCGAACAGGTTCCAGCCTGAACGAAAGAAGCGTGGCCCGAAGGCCACGAGCTTCAACAGGATCTCGATCACGAAGATCCCGAGGATGATTGCATTGGCCCCAGCGAGCACGGCGCCCGCCCGCTCCATCATCGTCGGAGAAGTCTCCAGGCCCAGGATCGCGGCATTGAGCACGATCAGGCCGATGATGAAGCGCGAAAAGCCGCGCCCTTCGACCCAGTGACCCAGGCGCTCCCGCCAGTGCAGCGCCCTGGCCGGGGCCAGCGCCTCCTCAGGCGCCGGCACTGGCAGAGGCGTCCTTGTCGCCCTCGGTAGGGGTCGGAGCCAGGGCACTGACCAGCAATGCATTGACCCGGCGGACATAGGCTGCCGGATCGCTCAGCTCGCCGCCTTCGGCCAGCAGGGCCTGATCGAACAGCAGCTGGGCCAGCTCGCCGAAGCGCTCCTCATCCTGCTCTGCCGCCATCAGCTCGACGACGGCATGGGTCGGATTGATCTCCAGCTCCGGCTTGGTCTCCGGCACCTCCTGGCCCGCCTGGCGCAGCAACTTCTGCATCTGCAGGCTCATGCCGTGCTCATCGCTGACGATGCAAGCAGGCGATTCGGTCAGGCGTCGCCCGGGAATCACATTGCCGACCCGATCGCCGAGCACCTGCTTGATGCGGCCCGCAAGTGCGGTGGCAGAGGCATCCGGTGCATCGGCCTCTTCGCCGAGCTCGAGCTTGCCGCGCGCCACGGACTTCAGGGTCTTGCCCTGGTACTCGTCCAGATGGGCGACCAGCCACTCGTCGATGCGGTCGGTCAGCAGCAGGACTTCGATGTCGCGCGCCCGGAAGGCTTCCAGGTGCGGGCTCGAGCGCGCCACTCGCAGGCTGTCGGCGGTGAGGTACCAGATCGTGTCCTGATCCTTGCCCATGCGCTCGATGTAGTCGTCCAGCCCGACCGAATGCTCTCCGTCGGAACGTGTGGAGGCGAAGCGGAGCAGTCTGGCGATCCGCTCGCGCTGCTCGTGGTCCTCGATCACGCCTTCCTTGAGGACGCTGCCGAAGGCGGACCAGAAACGCTCCCAGGGCTCGCCGCCCGCTTCGGCCAGCTTCTCGATCAGGTCGAGGCTGCGCTTGACCACGGTCGCCCGGATCTTCTTCAGCAGCGGACTGTCCTGGAGCAGCTCGCGCGAGACGTTCAGCGGCAGATCCGCCGAGTCGACGACCCCGCGCATGAAGCGAAGGTAGCGCGGCAGCAGCTGCTCGGCCGCGTCCATGATGAACACGCGCTGGATGCAGAGCTTCAGGCCCTCCCGCTCGTCACGGTTGGTCAACAGATCGAAGGGCGCCTGACCCGGCAGATACAGCAGCAGACTGTAGCTCTGCGTGCCTTCGACATGATGATGGGCCCAGCTGACCGGATCCGAGGCATCCATGCCCAGGCTGCGGTAGAAGCTCTTGTAGTCCTCGTCTTCGAGCTCGGCCTTGGAGCGCGCCCAGATCGCCTGGGAATCGTTGACCAGGCTGGACCCATCGCCTTCGGAGTCACCCGGCCTGGATTCATCCAGCAGACGAATCGGGAAGGCCACATGGTTGGAATAGTGGCGGATGATCCGCTCGAGGACCCAGCGGTCGAGCAGATCCCGGTGTTCTTCTCGCAGGCTCAGGGTGACCACCGTGCCCTGCTCGGGACGATCGATCGACTCGATCCGGTATTCACCCTCGCCGCTGGAAATCCAGCGCACGCCCTCGCCCGGCGGCAGGTCGGCACGGCGCGTTTCGACCTGCACTTCACTGGCGACGATGAACGCAGCATAGAAGCCGACCCCGAACTGACCGATCAGGCGCGCGTCCTTCTTCTGGTCGCCCGACAGGGAGTCGAGAAAGCGGCGCGTGCCGGAACGGGCAATGGTGCCGAGATTCTCGATGACCTCGTCGCGGCTCATGCCGATACCACGATCGACGACCCGCAGCTGGTGCTTCTCCGCGTCGAAGTGGACGTCGATACCCAGGTCCTGATCGAGGCCCTTGAGGGCTTCCTTGGTCAGGGCTTCGAAGCGCAGCTTGTCGCTTGCATCGGAGGCGTTCGAGATCAGTTCCCGCAGGAAGATCTCGCGGTTGGAGTACAGGGCGTTGATCATCAGCTTGAGCAGCTGATGGACTTCGGTGTCGAAAGCTCGGGTTTCGGTGTTGGACGTCTGGCTCATGGCAGGTCTGCAGAGTCTTGGGATACCTCACCCCAGATAGGCGTCGGCGGGCCTGAAATCAAGGCCCGCCGACCGATCTCGACGTCAGGGAACTCCTAAAAGCCGACGACCTCGTGCCCCTGCTCGAAGACCACGTCGACCGGAATGCCGGCCGCGTCGATCCGATCCAGATCCGCCTGCAGCTGCGGGCCGATCCGACCCAGCTCCTCCAGCATGCGCCCGGCCCGTTCGTAGTCACCGTCACCCTGCATCACCAGGATGTCGCGCGACAGGGCATCAACCGCCTCGGAAAAGCGCTCTTCGATGACTCGGTAGTGGCCGTTCTCGTCACGCTCGAAGGCCCCGAAGTCGGCAAAGTAGTTGAAGCGCATCATGTTCGCCCGACCGTGAGCGCTGGCTGCGCCGAAACGCACGGAGCGGAAGATGCCGGCGAGGAAGGTCACGTAGTAATCCATGACCTCCCCCTCCATCTCGCCCTGTTCGAGGAGTTCTCGCACCATGTACAGCCCCAGCACATCGGCCTTGCCTTCCTCGTGCGGACTGGCGTGCTCGCGCAGTGCCTCACGCACCGTCCCCTGTCCATTAATGGTGTTCTTGATGCCCAGTCCATGGGCCACCTCGTGGAACATGGTATTGCCGAAGAAGGCGTCGAACTGGATGTGCCGACGCTGGTCCTCGGCGATCAGCACCTCGGCCAGGGGCTCGAGAATGGCGTCGAACTTGGCGCGCATGGCGTTCTTGAGCTGCAGCCGTCGGGTGCCTCTCGCCAGCTGCACCTCTTCGTCATTGGGAAGATTGACCGCGATCGTCTTCGAACCAGCATTGGAATGACCGGCGTAGTAGACCATGTCGTAAGCATTGAGGTCTGAATCGGTACCGGGCGACTCGGCGCGATAAGCCTCGGGCACCGGAAGCCCTTCCTGCAGGGCCGGGAGCAAGGCCGCGTAGCGGCTGAGACGCTGGCTCCAGTCGTGATCCTTGAGCATCACGTAGGCCTCGTAACCCGCCTTGGCTCCATAGCGCTGATCCTCGTAGGTTTCGATCGCGCCGATGATGATCTCGACGTTGTTGTCGCGCACGTCCATCCAGGCCATGTCGGACGGCTGGTAGTCGTCGCTGACCAGTGCTTCCGCTCTGAGGCGCAGATAATCAGCGAAGCCTTCGCTGTCGGACAGCTCGGCTGCCTGGCGCAGCAGCGCCGCGGCTTGCTCCAGTTCTTCCGCGTAGGCTTCATGGTAGGGAACCACTTCCAGATCGCCCGCTTCGTCCCGGCGGATCAGGGTGTAGAGATCCAGCTTGGCCGGGTCTTCGAAGGCCTCGAACTCCTCGTCGCTCATGTCGGCCGGATAGTAGTTCGCACCGGCCGGCTTCGGACCGAAGCCCGGCAGAAACGGCTGATTTCCGGCCAGACGATCCCAGGGTCCGTAGTTGATCTCGGCGAAGCGGCGCGCGTCGGGATCGTCGATCCCGGCCAGGAAGACGACCGGGTCCCCGAAAGCCTGCTTCCAGAACAACGCATCCATGATGGCGGCGGCATCGATCAGCAGGCCCACCATGCGCTGCTCGTTCTCGCTGAGCCGATCGACCGGCGGGTCGAGACGGAAGCTCGAGTAGATCCCCGGCCGGACCGGAGCCAGAGCCTCGGCGGCGGTTTCGACCGAGGGTGCATCATCCGCCGCGACGGCCGCGACCGTGGGTGGCGATGCCTCGCCTTCACTGCCCTGCGAGGCGGGCTCGGTGGCATCGCCGCAAGCAGCCAGAGCAAGGGCCAGGCTCGAGGCGAGGAGAATTAGAATCATCGATTTCATGCATCGGGCTCCGATATGGGACAGGCCCGGCCGCGCAGATCCGGGCTCGACGATTGTACTGATTTGCATCGCCCCCGACAGAACCGCATAATTGACGGTCTGCCGGGCTTCGGAGAAGCTCATGCGGCCCGCGACCGGGGTCGGCAGCACGGGTCGATCCAATCCGGAACTCGGAGTCACATGCGACATCGCTATCTGATCACGATCACCGATTACCGCGGTGCCCGACACTACACCCTCACCCAGCTGATGAAGCGCATGCTGGCAGGTGTGCTGTGCGCGGTTGGACTGGTGTTCCTGACCGGCACCCTGCTGCTGCACGGCCTGAACAGCCGAGTGAACGAGCTCAACGGCGAGCTGGCCTCGCTGGAGACCCGTCAGGCCGAAATCATGGCCAGCAACGATGCCCTGCTCGCCGATCGGCAGGCCCTGCAGAGGGAAGTCGACGAAAAGGCGGACTCCCTGATGGCGCTGTCCAGCGAACTGGAGAGCATCGAGATCCTGATCGGCCTGCGTGCCGAACCGGAACGCCCGCTGGCCCAGCGCATCGATACCGCCAGCCAGACCGCGTTCGAGAAGCGACTCATGCTGGAATCCATTCCCAGCGGCTTCCCAGTGGAATCCGAGGTCGTGACCAGTCGCTTCGGCATGCGTCGCCACCCGATTCGCGACGAGCTGGCCATGCACGGTGGTGCCGATCTGCGCGCGACCACCGGCACGCCGATCTACGCCACGGCCGACGGCGTGGTCGAATGGGCCTCGTTCCACCACAACAGCGGCCTCGGCAAGATGGTCAAGCTGGTGCACAACTACGGCTTCTCCACGATCTACGGCCACATGGACGAGATCGAAGTGCAGGTCGGCACCTACATCAAGCGGGGTGAATTGATCGGTTATTCCGGCAACACCGGCGCTTCGGCCGCGCCCCATCTCCATTACGAAGTCCGACACCTCAATCGTCGCCTGGACCCACTACCCTTCCTCAACTGGTCGATTAACGATTATGATCGGGTCTTCACCGAAGAGGATCGAGTCGAATGGGAATCATTAGTCGAGGTCATCCGCAGGACCGCAAGCGTGGCGGCGGAACGACCGTCATCGCTTCAGGCACAAAACTGGTCGGCGACCTCACCCTGAACGACAGCCTGCATGTCGATGGCTCCGTCGAGGGCAAGATCGACTCCGACAACGAGGTCTCGATCGGCGAGGAAGGCCGAGTCGAAGGCGACATCAACGCGGATACCGTCATGATCAGCGGCCAGTTCGACGGCAGCATCGAAGCCAAGCGCCTGGAAATCGTTGCGACTGGCAGGGTCTCGGGCAGTATTGCCGTCGCTCAGCTGGTGATCGAGTCCGGCGCCGTGTTCAATGGAACCAGTCGAACACGGGAGTCCGAAGCACCACGGCGCATCGCGCAGGCCGGCGGCGATGAAAGCCGCACGAAACCGGCAAAGGACGCGAAGGCAGACAAGGCAGCCGCCCAGGGCGCTTCCTGAGGCCCTCGGCCAGCCAATCGGCCGTAGCGGCAGCCCTCTAGCGCCCTTTCTTCTTGCGTCGGACGTAGACGGTTCTGTGGCTTCGGGCCACCGTCCGACCGTCCTCGTCGACGACGTCGACTTCATGCTCGATCAGCACCGGCTCACCAGAGCTGGCCGCCGCTTTCGCGCTGTTGATGGACTGGTCATCCAAGTGAAACTCGGCCATCACCTTGCCCCGGCCCGGGCGCAGGAAGTCGATCGATGCCGATCGGTCCCAAACCAGGTAGTCCCT
Coding sequences:
- the dnaE gene encoding DNA polymerase III subunit alpha, with amino-acid sequence MDRENSAAPPFIHLRLHTEYSLEDGTVRIGPLIDRAAELGMPAIAVTDWHNLFGLVKFYRKAMDKGIKPIAGADLRVSDPEHPERFGVITLLIQDRTGYLNLCRLLSRSFLEGRFRGQPRVHPAWLKGQTEGLITLLGRSSNLGQALSNGRRNLARSQLNEWLQLFPGRCYLALERLGRDGEKLLENGLLDLAIQTETPVVASNDVRFLDQDDFFAHEARVCIHQSRLLDDKRRSRDYVDQQYLKSSEAMAELFADLPVALHNTWELAQRCNLELTLGEYALPAFPVPDGETEADFLRRKSREGLDQRLKRHGLAPDTTREDYDQRLERELEVIVSMGFPGYFLIVADFITWAFENGVPVGPGRGSGAGSLVAWVLGITGLDPIRYELLFERFLNPERVSMPDFDIDFCVEGRDRVIDYVAQRYGRDQVSQIITYGTMAAKAVVRDCGRVLGYNYGFVDSIAKLIPNKLEMTLDKALEEEPELKQRYDNEEDTRSVLDLARSLEGLARNAGKHAGGLVIAPSALTDFTPLYTEPDGHSVLTQYDKNDVESVGLVKFDFLGLRNLTIIDWALKAINESRKQKGQDELVLDDLPLDDDKAFKLLQAAHTTAVFQLESPGMKELLRKLKPDSFNDIVAAVALYRPGPLDAGMVDEYINRKHGRAPVKYPHPLAEPILGDTYGVILYQEQVMQIAQELAGYSLGGADLLRRAMGKKKPEEMQRQRKIFVEGAAKNDIQADQAEPIFDLMETFARYGFNKSHSVAYALVAYHTAWLKAHYPAEFMAAVLSADLDKTDKIANLIEDCRAMGLDILPPDINASVYRFKVENGAIRYGLGAIKGVGAGAVENLVDVRERIGGFDSLSSFCREVDLGKLNRRTLETLIRAGALDQLNENRAALMAALPEIVQEAERFQADREAGQASLFGSAPSAPSDPTPVPGRSVPDVRPWTGRQRLRAEREALGLYLSGHPMDEVRDELAGFITTTLDQIGQRLGGERNGGEERRGRRQGVEMTLAGLIVAIRKRPGKGAFVAIDDSTGRLEVAIFENLFDQVSNRLINDEIIVIRGKVEVDNFRGGFRMVAEEVLEVDEARGRFAQRLEIEVDQAGDEFDRDLAAALHPYRSGQTPIILRYQNQDAHALLKLGESWQVQPSSDLLAAIDGLEGIRSVRLRY
- a CDS encoding RNA-binding S4 domain-containing protein, which codes for MSEAVRLDKWLWSTRFFKTRSLAQQAIRGGKVEINGQKPKASRLVRVEDRLQIGRGELLFEVVVIGLAERRVSAEQARALYEETAESIERREAQLARKREAREAGAQAGRPDKRQRRALERLRSRNR
- a CDS encoding ion transporter, encoding MPAPEEALAPARALHWRERLGHWVEGRGFSRFIIGLIVLNAAILGLETSPTMMERAGAVLAGANAIILGIFVIEILLKLVAFGPRFFRSGWNLFDFFIVGISLVPASGPLEILRALRILRVLRLLSQVPKLRLIIESLMRALPGMGWTALLLILVFYVFAVMGTMMFGEQFPELWGNLARSLFTLFQVMTLESWSTGVARPMFDAYPWVWVYFVPFILVSSFMVLNLFIAIIVTATQSIHADEEEEQRQVLMETLKRIDERLARLEAGRPPAGKGE
- the htpG gene encoding molecular chaperone HtpG — its product is MSQTSNTETRAFDTEVHQLLKLMINALYSNREIFLRELISNASDASDKLRFEALTKEALKGLDQDLGIDVHFDAEKHQLRVVDRGIGMSRDEVIENLGTIARSGTRRFLDSLSGDQKKDARLIGQFGVGFYAAFIVASEVQVETRRADLPPGEGVRWISSGEGEYRIESIDRPEQGTVVTLSLREEHRDLLDRWVLERIIRHYSNHVAFPIRLLDESRPGDSEGDGSSLVNDSQAIWARSKAELEDEDYKSFYRSLGMDASDPVSWAHHHVEGTQSYSLLLYLPGQAPFDLLTNRDEREGLKLCIQRVFIMDAAEQLLPRYLRFMRGVVDSADLPLNVSRELLQDSPLLKKIRATVVKRSLDLIEKLAEAGGEPWERFWSAFGSVLKEGVIEDHEQRERIARLLRFASTRSDGEHSVGLDDYIERMGKDQDTIWYLTADSLRVARSSPHLEAFRARDIEVLLLTDRIDEWLVAHLDEYQGKTLKSVARGKLELGEEADAPDASATALAGRIKQVLGDRVGNVIPGRRLTESPACIVSDEHGMSLQMQKLLRQAGQEVPETKPELEINPTHAVVELMAAEQDEERFGELAQLLFDQALLAEGGELSDPAAYVRRVNALLVSALAPTPTEGDKDASASAGA
- a CDS encoding dipeptidyl-peptidase 3 family protein, whose protein sequence is MKSMILILLASSLALALAACGDATEPASQGSEGEASPPTVAAVAADDAPSVETAAEALAPVRPGIYSSFRLDPPVDRLSENEQRMVGLLIDAAAIMDALFWKQAFGDPVVFLAGIDDPDARRFAEINYGPWDRLAGNQPFLPGFGPKPAGANYYPADMSDEEFEAFEDPAKLDLYTLIRRDEAGDLEVVPYHEAYAEELEQAAALLRQAAELSDSEGFADYLRLRAEALVSDDYQPSDMAWMDVRDNNVEIIIGAIETYEDQRYGAKAGYEAYVMLKDHDWSQRLSRYAALLPALQEGLPVPEAYRAESPGTDSDLNAYDMVYYAGHSNAGSKTIAVNLPNDEEVQLARGTRRLQLKNAMRAKFDAILEPLAEVLIAEDQRRHIQFDAFFGNTMFHEVAHGLGIKNTINGQGTVREALREHASPHEEGKADVLGLYMVRELLEQGEMEGEVMDYYVTFLAGIFRSVRFGAASAHGRANMMRFNYFADFGAFERDENGHYRVIEERFSEAVDALSRDILVMQGDGDYERAGRMLEELGRIGPQLQADLDRIDAAGIPVDVVFEQGHEVVGF
- a CDS encoding M23 family metallopeptidase, yielding MRHRYLITITDYRGARHYTLTQLMKRMLAGVLCAVGLVFLTGTLLLHGLNSRVNELNGELASLETRQAEIMASNDALLADRQALQREVDEKADSLMALSSELESIEILIGLRAEPERPLAQRIDTASQTAFEKRLMLESIPSGFPVESEVVTSRFGMRRHPIRDELAMHGGADLRATTGTPIYATADGVVEWASFHHNSGLGKMVKLVHNYGFSTIYGHMDEIEVQVGTYIKRGELIGYSGNTGASAAPHLHYEVRHLNRRLDPLPFLNWSINDYDRVFTEEDRVEWESLVEVIRRTASVAAERPSSLQAQNWSATSP
- a CDS encoding bactofilin family protein, translating into MGIISRGHPQDRKRGGGTTVIASGTKLVGDLTLNDSLHVDGSVEGKIDSDNEVSIGEEGRVEGDINADTVMISGQFDGSIEAKRLEIVATGRVSGSIAVAQLVIESGAVFNGTSRTRESEAPRRIAQAGGDESRTKPAKDAKADKAAAQGAS
- a CDS encoding DUF4442 domain-containing protein, coding for MKASRLRLLMNIWPPFLAAGIRVREISEDYSRVRVEMHLRWYNRNYVRTHFGGSLFAMTDPFYMLMYLERLGRDYLVWDRSASIDFLRPGRGKVMAEFHLDDQSINSAKAAASSGEPVLIEHEVDVVDEDGRTVARSHRTVYVRRKKKGR